Proteins encoded within one genomic window of Balaenoptera musculus isolate JJ_BM4_2016_0621 chromosome 12, mBalMus1.pri.v3, whole genome shotgun sequence:
- the LOC118905408 gene encoding LOW QUALITY PROTEIN: mitochondrial import inner membrane translocase subunit Tim9-like (The sequence of the model RefSeq protein was modified relative to this genomic sequence to represent the inferred CDS: inserted 2 bases in 1 codon; substituted 1 base at 1 genomic stop codon) — MAAQILKSDQIKQFKKFLKTYTVSLRXTCFLQCXRDFRTREVKPEEYPVQQNEALIASVGCLGQPRREVLRDGSLMRYRK; from the exons ATGGCTGCACAAATACTGAAATCTGATCAGATAAAACAGTTTAAGAAGTTTCTCAAAACCTACACAGTAAGCCTACGGTAAACCTGCTTTTTGCAGTG GAGAGACTTCAGGACAAGAGAAGTAAAGCCTGAA GAATATCCTGTTCAACAGAATGAAGCCCTGATAGCCAGTGTAGGATGCCTTGGCCAACCACGTAGAGAAGTCCTGAGGGACGGATCCCTGATGCGATACCGGAAATGA